From the Brachyhypopomus gauderio isolate BG-103 chromosome 5, BGAUD_0.2, whole genome shotgun sequence genome, one window contains:
- the LOC143514588 gene encoding pre-mRNA-splicing factor RBM22-like isoform X3 yields MTKEKYGKECKICARPFTVFRWCPGVRMRFKKTEVCQTCSKMKNVCQTCLLDLEYGLPIQVRDAGLSIKDDVPKSDVNKEYYTQTMEREIQNSDGTRPVGLLGKAPSSADMLLKLARTTPYYKRNRPHICSFWVKGECRRGEECPYRHEKPTDPDDPLADQNIKDRFYGINDPVADKLLKRASAMPRLDPPEDKTITTLYIGGLGENITDSELRNHFYQFGEIRTITLVQKQQCAFIQFAARPAAELAAEKSFNKLIVNGRRLTVKWGRSQAAKGKEPKDGYSEMGTRLQPVPGLPAALPPPPTLEEDTPANYFNLDPISSPAVMNLNLPPPPGLPNPPPPGFGPPMFLPMGPPPPPPMGLRPPGHIHYPSQDPQRMGAHAATRHGD; encoded by the exons ATG ACCAAAGAGAAGTATGGTAAAGAATGCAAA ATCTGTGCACGGCCGTTCACGGTGTTCCGCTGGTGCCCGGGGGTGCGCATGCGCTTTAAGAAGACGGAGGTGTGTCAGACCTGCAGCAAGATGAAGAACGTCTGTCAGACCTGCCTGCTGGATCTGGAGTATG GTCTTCCCATCCAGGTGAGGGATGCCGGACTGTCCATCAAGGACGACGTGCCAAAATCGGATGTGAACAAGGAGTATTACACACAGAccatggagagagag ATCCAGAACTCGGACGGCACGCGGCCTGTGGGTTTGCTGGGAAAAGCCCCCAGCTCTGCTGACATGCTGCTGAAGCTGGCGCGCACCACGCCCTACTACAAGAGGAACCGCCCACACATCTGCTCCTTCTGGGTGAAAGGCGAGTGcagaagaggggaggagtgcCCCTACAG GCATGAGAAGCCCACAGACCCTGACGACCCTCTGGCGGATCAGAACATTAAGGATCGTTTCTATGGCATCAACGACCCGGTGGCAGACAAACTACTGAAGAGGGCGTCTGCTATGCCCAGACTGGACCCGCCTGAAGACAAGACCATCACCACCCTCTACATAGGAGGGTTAGGAGAGAACATTACAGACTCAGAACTCAG GAACCATTTCTACCAGTTTGGGGAGATCCGCACCATCACGCTGGTGCAAAAGCAGCAGTGCGCGTTCATTCAGTTCGCTGCGCGGCCGGCGGCCGAACTCGCAGCGGAGAAGTCCTTCAACAAGCTGATCGTCAACGGCCGGCGGCTCACCGTGAAGTGGGGCCGCTCACAAGCCGCCAAGGGCAAGGAGCCCAAAGACGGCTACAGCGAGATGGGCACCAGGCTGCAGCCTGTTCCTGGCCtgcctgcag cCCTGCCCCCACCACCTACTTTGGAGGAAGACACTCCAGCAAACTACTTTAACCTGGACCCCATCAGTTCTCCTGCAGTGATGAACCTCAacctaccaccaccacctggcctccccaaccccccacctccag GGTTTGGCCCACCAATGTTCCTTCCAATGgggcctcctcctcccccccctaTGGGTCTGAGACCACCAGGTCACATCCACTACCCGTCCCAGGACCCCCAGAGAATGGGCGCTCATGCTGCCACTCGCCATGGAGACTAG
- the LOC143514588 gene encoding pre-mRNA-splicing factor RBM22-like isoform X1 produces the protein MATSLGSNTYNRQNWEDSDFPILCQTCLGENPYIRMTKEKYGKECKICARPFTVFRWCPGVRMRFKKTEVCQTCSKMKNVCQTCLLDLEYGLPIQVRDAGLSIKDDVPKSDVNKEYYTQTMEREIQNSDGTRPVGLLGKAPSSADMLLKLARTTPYYKRNRPHICSFWVKGECRRGEECPYRHEKPTDPDDPLADQNIKDRFYGINDPVADKLLKRASAMPRLDPPEDKTITTLYIGGLGENITDSELRNHFYQFGEIRTITLVQKQQCAFIQFAARPAAELAAEKSFNKLIVNGRRLTVKWGRSQAAKGKEPKDGYSEMGTRLQPVPGLPAALPPPPTLEEDTPANYFNLDPISSPAVMNLNLPPPPGLPNPPPPGFGPPMFLPMGPPPPPPMGLRPPGHIHYPSQDPQRMGAHAATRHGD, from the exons ATGGCGACGTCCTTAGGTTCAAATACGTACAATAGACAGAATTGGGAAGATTCG GACTTTCCTATTCTCTGTCAAACATGTCTGGGGGAAAATCCTTACATCAGAATG ACCAAAGAGAAGTATGGTAAAGAATGCAAA ATCTGTGCACGGCCGTTCACGGTGTTCCGCTGGTGCCCGGGGGTGCGCATGCGCTTTAAGAAGACGGAGGTGTGTCAGACCTGCAGCAAGATGAAGAACGTCTGTCAGACCTGCCTGCTGGATCTGGAGTATG GTCTTCCCATCCAGGTGAGGGATGCCGGACTGTCCATCAAGGACGACGTGCCAAAATCGGATGTGAACAAGGAGTATTACACACAGAccatggagagagag ATCCAGAACTCGGACGGCACGCGGCCTGTGGGTTTGCTGGGAAAAGCCCCCAGCTCTGCTGACATGCTGCTGAAGCTGGCGCGCACCACGCCCTACTACAAGAGGAACCGCCCACACATCTGCTCCTTCTGGGTGAAAGGCGAGTGcagaagaggggaggagtgcCCCTACAG GCATGAGAAGCCCACAGACCCTGACGACCCTCTGGCGGATCAGAACATTAAGGATCGTTTCTATGGCATCAACGACCCGGTGGCAGACAAACTACTGAAGAGGGCGTCTGCTATGCCCAGACTGGACCCGCCTGAAGACAAGACCATCACCACCCTCTACATAGGAGGGTTAGGAGAGAACATTACAGACTCAGAACTCAG GAACCATTTCTACCAGTTTGGGGAGATCCGCACCATCACGCTGGTGCAAAAGCAGCAGTGCGCGTTCATTCAGTTCGCTGCGCGGCCGGCGGCCGAACTCGCAGCGGAGAAGTCCTTCAACAAGCTGATCGTCAACGGCCGGCGGCTCACCGTGAAGTGGGGCCGCTCACAAGCCGCCAAGGGCAAGGAGCCCAAAGACGGCTACAGCGAGATGGGCACCAGGCTGCAGCCTGTTCCTGGCCtgcctgcag cCCTGCCCCCACCACCTACTTTGGAGGAAGACACTCCAGCAAACTACTTTAACCTGGACCCCATCAGTTCTCCTGCAGTGATGAACCTCAacctaccaccaccacctggcctccccaaccccccacctccag GGTTTGGCCCACCAATGTTCCTTCCAATGgggcctcctcctcccccccctaTGGGTCTGAGACCACCAGGTCACATCCACTACCCGTCCCAGGACCCCCAGAGAATGGGCGCTCATGCTGCCACTCGCCATGGAGACTAG
- the LOC143514588 gene encoding pre-mRNA-splicing factor RBM22-like isoform X2 translates to MQSECSWKTGLKNICARPFTVFRWCPGVRMRFKKTEVCQTCSKMKNVCQTCLLDLEYGLPIQVRDAGLSIKDDVPKSDVNKEYYTQTMEREIQNSDGTRPVGLLGKAPSSADMLLKLARTTPYYKRNRPHICSFWVKGECRRGEECPYRHEKPTDPDDPLADQNIKDRFYGINDPVADKLLKRASAMPRLDPPEDKTITTLYIGGLGENITDSELRNHFYQFGEIRTITLVQKQQCAFIQFAARPAAELAAEKSFNKLIVNGRRLTVKWGRSQAAKGKEPKDGYSEMGTRLQPVPGLPAALPPPPTLEEDTPANYFNLDPISSPAVMNLNLPPPPGLPNPPPPGFGPPMFLPMGPPPPPPMGLRPPGHIHYPSQDPQRMGAHAATRHGD, encoded by the exons ATGCAAAGTGAGTGTAGCTGGAAGACAGGGTTAAAAAAT ATCTGTGCACGGCCGTTCACGGTGTTCCGCTGGTGCCCGGGGGTGCGCATGCGCTTTAAGAAGACGGAGGTGTGTCAGACCTGCAGCAAGATGAAGAACGTCTGTCAGACCTGCCTGCTGGATCTGGAGTATG GTCTTCCCATCCAGGTGAGGGATGCCGGACTGTCCATCAAGGACGACGTGCCAAAATCGGATGTGAACAAGGAGTATTACACACAGAccatggagagagag ATCCAGAACTCGGACGGCACGCGGCCTGTGGGTTTGCTGGGAAAAGCCCCCAGCTCTGCTGACATGCTGCTGAAGCTGGCGCGCACCACGCCCTACTACAAGAGGAACCGCCCACACATCTGCTCCTTCTGGGTGAAAGGCGAGTGcagaagaggggaggagtgcCCCTACAG GCATGAGAAGCCCACAGACCCTGACGACCCTCTGGCGGATCAGAACATTAAGGATCGTTTCTATGGCATCAACGACCCGGTGGCAGACAAACTACTGAAGAGGGCGTCTGCTATGCCCAGACTGGACCCGCCTGAAGACAAGACCATCACCACCCTCTACATAGGAGGGTTAGGAGAGAACATTACAGACTCAGAACTCAG GAACCATTTCTACCAGTTTGGGGAGATCCGCACCATCACGCTGGTGCAAAAGCAGCAGTGCGCGTTCATTCAGTTCGCTGCGCGGCCGGCGGCCGAACTCGCAGCGGAGAAGTCCTTCAACAAGCTGATCGTCAACGGCCGGCGGCTCACCGTGAAGTGGGGCCGCTCACAAGCCGCCAAGGGCAAGGAGCCCAAAGACGGCTACAGCGAGATGGGCACCAGGCTGCAGCCTGTTCCTGGCCtgcctgcag cCCTGCCCCCACCACCTACTTTGGAGGAAGACACTCCAGCAAACTACTTTAACCTGGACCCCATCAGTTCTCCTGCAGTGATGAACCTCAacctaccaccaccacctggcctccccaaccccccacctccag GGTTTGGCCCACCAATGTTCCTTCCAATGgggcctcctcctcccccccctaTGGGTCTGAGACCACCAGGTCACATCCACTACCCGTCCCAGGACCCCCAGAGAATGGGCGCTCATGCTGCCACTCGCCATGGAGACTAG